One genomic segment of Rhizorhabdus phycosphaerae includes these proteins:
- a CDS encoding sulfotransferase family protein: MIADLHRAAGDDAAAQAATARELAAAATDPRLIEAGHALVTNDIPTAEALLRQTLRERPTDIAAIRMLAEVAGRIGRYRDAETLLRRALELAPEFDAARHNLALILFRQARPADAAVEVDRLLDKNPADRAALNLRAAVLAQLGEHDRSIALYEQLLAEHDGHPWLWLSHGHGLKTVGRTPEAIAAYRRAVALRPETGEAWWSLANLKTFRFDDADIAAMKAALASPALRPEDRAQLDFALGKAHEDRGEDGPAFDHYLAGNTLRRRMVPYRAEETSEQVDRSVAFFTPAFFAERAGWGCDAQDPIFILGMPRSGSTLLEQILASHSAVEGTSELPDIGAIAKRLSGHARRGQVSLYPEALAELSRDEVRALGEEYLERTRVQRHSDRPRFIDKMPNNWAHVGLIRLILPRATIIDTRRHPLGNCWSVFKQNFARGQAYGYDLADLGRYHADYVRLMAHFDRVIRGAVHRVFYEDMVEDAASEIARLLDFARLPFEPACLEFHKTQRAIRTPSSEQVRQPIFRDAVDQWQRFVDRLGPLVEALGSLPDDYGKR, translated from the coding sequence ATGATTGCCGATCTCCACCGGGCCGCCGGTGATGACGCGGCGGCGCAGGCTGCCACCGCACGCGAACTTGCAGCGGCAGCGACCGATCCGCGCCTCATCGAGGCCGGCCACGCTCTCGTCACCAACGACATTCCCACGGCTGAGGCCCTCCTGCGCCAGACGCTGCGCGAACGCCCCACCGACATCGCCGCGATCCGGATGCTGGCCGAAGTCGCCGGCCGTATCGGACGCTATCGCGATGCCGAGACATTGCTCCGGCGCGCGCTCGAACTCGCACCCGAGTTCGATGCTGCGCGCCATAATCTCGCGCTGATCCTGTTTCGCCAGGCGAGGCCTGCCGACGCGGCGGTCGAAGTCGACCGGCTGCTGGACAAGAATCCTGCCGACCGTGCCGCGCTCAACCTGCGGGCGGCGGTGCTCGCGCAACTGGGCGAGCATGACCGTTCGATCGCGCTGTACGAGCAACTCCTTGCCGAACATGACGGCCATCCCTGGCTCTGGCTGAGCCATGGCCATGGCCTCAAGACCGTCGGGCGCACGCCGGAAGCCATAGCCGCCTATCGCCGCGCCGTCGCCCTGCGGCCGGAAACCGGCGAGGCTTGGTGGAGCCTTGCCAATCTCAAGACTTTCCGCTTCGACGATGCCGACATCGCCGCGATGAAGGCCGCGCTCGCCTCGCCTGCACTGCGTCCCGAAGACCGCGCCCAGCTGGATTTCGCGCTTGGCAAGGCGCATGAGGATCGCGGCGAGGACGGGCCTGCGTTCGACCATTATCTGGCCGGCAACACGCTCCGCCGACGCATGGTCCCCTATCGCGCCGAAGAGACCAGCGAGCAGGTCGACCGGTCCGTCGCCTTCTTCACGCCGGCGTTCTTCGCCGAACGCGCGGGTTGGGGTTGCGATGCGCAGGACCCGATCTTCATCCTCGGCATGCCCCGATCGGGCTCCACCCTTCTTGAGCAGATCCTGGCCAGCCACAGCGCGGTCGAGGGAACGTCGGAGCTGCCCGATATCGGCGCGATCGCGAAACGTCTGAGCGGCCATGCGCGTCGCGGCCAAGTGTCTCTCTATCCCGAGGCGCTTGCGGAGCTGTCGCGGGACGAGGTGCGTGCGCTTGGCGAGGAATATCTAGAGCGCACCCGCGTGCAGCGCCACAGCGACCGTCCGCGCTTCATCGACAAGATGCCCAACAACTGGGCGCATGTCGGGCTCATTCGGCTGATCCTTCCGCGCGCGACGATCATCGATACGCGACGGCACCCGCTCGGCAATTGCTGGTCGGTGTTCAAGCAGAATTTCGCGCGCGGCCAGGCCTATGGATACGACCTCGCCGATCTTGGCCGCTACCATGCCGATTATGTGCGGCTGATGGCCCATTTCGACAGGGTGATCCGCGGCGCCGTGCACCGCGTTTTCTACGAGGACATGGTCGAGGACGCTGCGTCGGAAATCGCACGCTTGCTCGATTTTGCGAGGCTGCCCTTCGAGCCGGCCTGCCTCGAGTTTCACAAGACCCAGCGCGCGATCCGGACGCCCAGTTCGGAACAGGTCCGTCAACCGATCTTCCGCGACGCTGTCGACCAGTGGCAGCGTTTCGTCGACCGGCTTGGACCGCTGGTCGAAGCGCTCGGCAGCCTGCCGGACGACTATGGAAAGAGATAA
- a CDS encoding TonB-dependent receptor, whose protein sequence is MATTALTPAFAQSAPESAVTDDGEIIVTAQKRSENLQDVPVQITALGTATLERYNVSSFQDYQKLLTSVSFQSYQPGSTTVYFRGVASGGDGNHSGSLPSVGVYLDEQPITTIGGTLDVHIYDVARIEALSGPQGTLYGASSQAGTIRIITNKPDTGGFAAGADAEINNVKKGGTGGKLEGYVNQPISENVAIRLVGFYQKDAGFIDNVPGTRSFTSGVTINNTADVDKDYNTVESYGGRAALQIDLDDDWTVTPTFLYQKTKAKGFFGSDQQVGDLQVQHFGDEYRNDRFWQAALTVEGKIADFDLTYAAAYLDREINQFSDYTDYAVAYDILYAQTGGSFASYFTNSAGAFIDPSQHILGNDRYKKHSQELRLASPSDKPFRVIGGLFYQRQTHAILQDYQIFGLDPATSVNGFPGTIWLTNQKRVDRDYAAFGEVSYDITDSLTATGGLRVFKYDNSLYGFFGFGTGYSGRTGVAACYRDANGAFLGPIIAGSPCTNLGEVSGNTLKPKHAKGDGTTHRLNLSWKVTPDALVYATWSRGFRPGGINRRATVPPYGADYLTNYELGWKLTTLDGKLRFNGAVFMEDWKKFQFSYLGANSFTEIRNGPDARIKGIEMDITARPIQGLTLVASGTYLDAKTRKNLCAADDPTGVCDPATGNSILTAKGSRLPITPKFKATGTARYDFTVGANKAHVQGVVTHASSASSDLRTAFANAVGRLPSYTTADFSAGMDFGAINAELFVTNAFDSRGQTTRAVPCGQCTIRPYAYFVRPQTIGLRLGFEY, encoded by the coding sequence ATGGCGACGACCGCGCTTACACCGGCCTTCGCCCAAAGCGCGCCGGAATCAGCCGTCACGGATGATGGCGAAATCATCGTCACGGCGCAGAAGCGGTCGGAAAATCTACAGGACGTGCCGGTCCAGATCACCGCGCTCGGCACCGCGACGCTTGAACGCTACAATGTCTCCAGCTTTCAGGATTATCAGAAGCTGCTGACCAGCGTTAGCTTCCAGAGCTACCAGCCCGGCAGCACGACCGTCTATTTCCGTGGCGTCGCCAGCGGCGGCGACGGTAACCATTCGGGCTCGCTTCCCTCGGTCGGCGTCTATCTCGACGAGCAGCCGATCACGACGATCGGCGGTACGCTCGATGTCCACATCTATGACGTCGCGCGGATCGAGGCGCTGTCGGGGCCGCAGGGCACGCTATACGGCGCATCGTCGCAGGCCGGTACGATCCGTATCATCACCAACAAGCCCGACACAGGCGGCTTCGCCGCCGGCGCGGATGCCGAGATCAACAACGTCAAGAAAGGCGGCACCGGCGGCAAGCTCGAAGGCTATGTCAACCAGCCGATCAGCGAGAATGTCGCGATCCGCCTCGTCGGTTTCTATCAGAAGGATGCCGGGTTCATCGACAATGTCCCCGGCACGCGCAGCTTTACCAGCGGCGTGACGATCAACAACACCGCCGATGTCGACAAGGATTATAACACGGTCGAAAGCTATGGCGGTCGCGCCGCGCTGCAGATCGATCTGGACGATGATTGGACGGTGACGCCAACCTTCCTGTACCAGAAGACCAAGGCCAAGGGCTTTTTCGGCTCGGACCAGCAGGTCGGCGACCTGCAGGTGCAGCATTTCGGCGACGAATATCGCAACGATCGGTTCTGGCAGGCCGCGCTGACGGTCGAAGGCAAGATCGCCGATTTCGACCTGACCTATGCGGCGGCCTATCTCGATCGCGAGATAAACCAGTTCAGCGACTATACCGACTATGCGGTCGCCTACGACATCCTTTACGCGCAGACCGGCGGGAGCTTCGCCAGCTATTTCACCAACAGCGCCGGCGCCTTCATCGATCCGTCGCAGCACATCCTGGGCAATGACCGCTACAAGAAGCACAGCCAAGAACTGCGCCTTGCTTCCCCGTCGGATAAGCCGTTCCGCGTGATCGGCGGCCTGTTCTATCAGCGGCAGACCCATGCAATCCTCCAGGATTATCAGATCTTCGGGCTCGATCCGGCGACCTCGGTCAACGGTTTCCCCGGGACGATCTGGCTGACCAATCAGAAGCGCGTCGACCGCGACTATGCGGCGTTCGGTGAAGTCAGCTACGACATCACCGACAGCCTGACAGCCACTGGCGGCCTGCGTGTCTTCAAATATGACAACTCGCTCTACGGCTTCTTCGGCTTCGGCACTGGCTATAGCGGCCGCACCGGCGTGGCTGCCTGCTATCGCGACGCGAATGGGGCCTTCTTGGGCCCGATTATTGCGGGATCGCCCTGCACCAATCTTGGCGAGGTATCGGGCAACACACTCAAGCCCAAGCACGCGAAGGGCGACGGCACGACCCACCGCCTGAACCTGTCGTGGAAAGTCACGCCCGACGCGCTGGTCTATGCGACCTGGTCGCGCGGCTTCCGTCCGGGCGGCATCAACCGGCGCGCCACCGTGCCGCCTTATGGCGCCGATTATCTGACCAATTATGAGCTGGGCTGGAAGCTCACGACGCTCGACGGTAAGCTGCGTTTCAACGGCGCAGTGTTCATGGAAGACTGGAAGAAGTTCCAGTTCTCCTATCTTGGTGCCAACAGCTTCACCGAAATCAGGAACGGGCCTGACGCCCGGATCAAAGGCATCGAGATGGATATCACCGCTCGACCGATCCAGGGCCTGACGCTGGTCGCGAGCGGAACCTATCTCGACGCCAAGACGCGCAAGAACCTTTGCGCGGCGGACGATCCCACCGGCGTCTGCGATCCGGCGACGGGCAACTCCATCTTGACCGCCAAGGGCAGCCGGCTGCCCATTACACCGAAGTTCAAGGCGACGGGCACGGCCCGCTACGACTTCACCGTCGGTGCGAACAAGGCGCACGTCCAAGGCGTCGTGACCCATGCAAGCTCGGCTTCGTCCGACCTGCGCACAGCCTTCGCCAATGCGGTTGGCCGCCTGCCTTCCTACACCACGGCCGACTTCTCCGCGGGCATGGACTTCGGCGCCATCAACGCCGAGCTGTTCGTTACAAACGCCTTCGACAGCCGTGGCCAGACGACCCGTGCGGTGCCATGCGGCCAATGCACGATCAGGCCTTATGCCTATTTCGTTCGGCCCCAGACGATCGGTCTTCGCCTCGGCTTCGAATATTGA
- a CDS encoding amino acid permease: protein MTTALVVGNMIGSGVYMLPASLAPYGWNVIPAWGITIAGSLAIAAVFAGLCRQMPQAGGPYVYVRAAFGKDIAFFIAWSYWISLFVGNGAIAVATVSYLSSFIPALASNALWSTAITILLVWTMTLINISGTRNAGWVQLVSTLLKILPLIAVVIIAAIAAPQGGLSLPDPHRPEIGLAAITTAGTLTLWAFLGLESATVPAGKVSEPEKTIPRATFGGTAVTGLIYLFACTAVILLLAPETAARSAAPFADVIGRYWGANAAHIVAAFAMISALGALNGWILLQGEMPAAMAAGGVFPRGLARLAPNGVPVRAHILSSSLVTAILALNASKTTVNLFTFVALIATTAALVMYIVVAAAALRIGGVKRWVAVAAGIYGLWALVGAGLEANLWGALLLVLGLPVWFLMRQSKQPA, encoded by the coding sequence ATGACGACCGCTCTGGTCGTCGGCAACATGATCGGGTCCGGCGTCTACATGCTGCCGGCAAGCCTGGCGCCTTATGGCTGGAACGTCATCCCGGCCTGGGGCATCACCATCGCCGGCAGCCTTGCCATCGCTGCGGTGTTTGCCGGCCTGTGCCGGCAGATGCCGCAGGCGGGTGGCCCTTATGTCTATGTGAGGGCGGCGTTCGGCAAGGACATCGCTTTCTTCATCGCCTGGTCCTACTGGATATCGCTGTTCGTTGGTAACGGCGCGATCGCGGTCGCGACGGTCAGCTATCTGTCCTCCTTCATACCGGCCCTCGCCAGCAATGCGCTCTGGTCGACCGCGATAACGATCCTGCTGGTCTGGACGATGACCCTGATCAACATCAGCGGCACGCGCAATGCGGGCTGGGTCCAGCTCGTCTCCACCCTCCTCAAGATATTGCCGCTGATCGCCGTCGTGATCATCGCCGCCATCGCGGCGCCGCAGGGGGGCCTCTCCCTGCCCGATCCACACCGTCCCGAAATCGGGCTCGCCGCGATCACCACGGCGGGCACGCTCACCCTCTGGGCCTTTCTCGGGCTGGAATCTGCGACGGTCCCCGCCGGAAAGGTGTCCGAGCCAGAGAAGACCATCCCGCGCGCGACCTTCGGCGGTACCGCGGTCACCGGGCTCATCTATCTGTTCGCCTGCACAGCCGTCATTCTGTTGCTTGCGCCGGAGACAGCCGCGCGGTCGGCAGCGCCTTTCGCCGACGTGATCGGGCGCTATTGGGGTGCCAATGCCGCGCACATCGTCGCCGCATTCGCGATGATCAGCGCGCTCGGTGCACTCAATGGCTGGATATTGCTCCAGGGAGAAATGCCGGCGGCGATGGCGGCTGGCGGGGTCTTTCCCCGCGGTCTTGCCAGGCTCGCACCCAATGGCGTTCCCGTTCGCGCGCATATCCTGTCGAGCAGCCTCGTCACCGCCATCCTCGCGCTCAATGCAAGCAAGACGACGGTGAACCTTTTCACCTTTGTCGCGCTGATTGCGACCACGGCCGCGCTGGTCATGTACATCGTCGTCGCGGCGGCCGCGTTGCGCATCGGCGGGGTCAAGCGCTGGGTTGCCGTCGCGGCCGGAATCTATGGCCTTTGGGCGCTGGTCGGTGCCGGGCTTGAAGCAAATCTCTGGGGAGCCCTCCTCCTGGTCCTCGGCCTGCCGGTCTGGTTCCTGATGCGGCAAAGCAAGCAGCCCGCCTGA
- a CDS encoding glycogen/starch/alpha-glucan phosphorylase: MNRANSSATLPKPAQRSTEPDALAEEIIERLTYRIGKNAAAAKSHDWLAASILVIRDRVIDRWIESTRETYEAGGKRVYYLSLEFLIGRLMRDAVSNIGLMDEMREALSSLGVDIDLIRELEPDAALGNGGLGRLAACFMESLASVDIPAYGYGIRYVNGMFRQEISDGWQVELPETWLAHGNPWEFERREASYEIGFGGVVDLAAADGSGDHARSWKPQDRIIATAFDTPVVGWRGKRVNTLRLWTAQPIDPILLDAFNAGDHIGALRESNKAEALTRVLYPADSHQAGQELRLRQEYFFSSASLQDIVRRHIQYFGDIRTLPDKAAIQLNDTHPAVSVAELMRILIDLHNLDFDEAWDITRRTFGYTNHTLLPEALESWPIHLFEQLLPRHMQLVYAINAKLLISARRDHGFDDGTISAISLIDEAGERRVRMGNLAFAGSHSVNGVSALHTELMKETVFAAFHRLYPDRINNKTNGITPRRWLMQCNPELTALIREAIGDAFLDDAEALRALAPFAEDAAFRDKFAAVKLAKKVALSNLLRERMGLKIDPAAMFDTQIKRIHEYKRQLLNIIEAVALYDQIRSHPERDWVPRVKLFGGKAAPSYHNAKLIIKLANDVARVINHDPAVQGLLKVAFVPNYNVSLAEMMMPAADLSEQISTAGMEASGTGNMKFALNGALTIGTLDGANVEMRDHVGHENMIIFGLTADQVGKARAEGHQPRAIIESSRELSQALHAISGGVFSPDDRDRYKELVAGLYEHDWFMVAADFDSYAAAQRSVDRIWDDRAAWNAIAIRNVAGMGWFSSDRTIRQYAHEIWGVL, from the coding sequence ATGAACCGCGCCAACAGCAGTGCCACCCTGCCCAAGCCTGCCCAGCGCAGCACGGAGCCGGACGCCCTCGCCGAGGAGATCATCGAGCGCCTGACATACCGGATCGGCAAGAATGCCGCCGCCGCGAAGAGCCACGACTGGCTCGCCGCGTCCATCCTCGTGATCCGCGACCGGGTGATCGACCGCTGGATCGAGAGTACCCGCGAAACCTATGAGGCCGGCGGCAAGCGCGTCTATTATCTCAGCCTCGAATTCCTGATCGGGCGGCTGATGCGCGACGCCGTCTCGAACATCGGCCTGATGGACGAGATGCGGGAAGCGCTCTCCTCGCTCGGGGTGGACATCGACTTGATCCGCGAGCTGGAGCCCGACGCAGCGCTCGGCAATGGCGGTCTCGGCCGGCTGGCCGCCTGTTTCATGGAGTCGCTCGCGTCGGTCGACATCCCCGCTTACGGCTATGGCATCCGCTATGTGAACGGCATGTTCCGGCAGGAGATCTCAGACGGCTGGCAGGTGGAGTTGCCCGAGACCTGGCTCGCCCATGGCAACCCCTGGGAGTTCGAGCGCCGCGAGGCGAGCTACGAAATCGGTTTCGGTGGCGTCGTCGACCTCGCGGCGGCCGACGGCAGCGGAGATCATGCGCGCAGCTGGAAACCGCAGGACCGCATTATCGCGACCGCCTTCGACACGCCCGTCGTCGGCTGGCGCGGCAAGCGCGTCAACACGCTGCGCCTGTGGACCGCGCAGCCGATCGACCCGATCCTGCTCGACGCCTTCAACGCAGGCGACCATATCGGCGCGCTGCGCGAGAGCAACAAGGCGGAGGCGCTGACGCGCGTTCTCTATCCGGCAGATTCGCATCAGGCAGGCCAGGAGCTCCGCCTGCGACAGGAATATTTCTTCTCCTCGGCCTCGCTCCAGGACATCGTGCGCCGGCACATTCAGTATTTCGGCGATATCCGGACGCTGCCCGACAAGGCGGCGATACAGCTGAACGACACGCATCCGGCCGTCTCGGTGGCGGAACTGATGCGGATCCTGATCGATCTCCACAATCTGGATTTCGACGAAGCGTGGGACATCACCCGTCGCACCTTTGGCTACACCAACCATACCCTGCTTCCAGAAGCGCTGGAAAGCTGGCCGATCCACCTGTTCGAGCAGTTGCTGCCCCGCCACATGCAGCTGGTCTATGCGATCAACGCCAAACTGCTGATCTCGGCCCGGCGCGATCATGGCTTCGACGACGGCACGATCTCGGCCATTTCGCTGATCGACGAGGCCGGCGAACGCCGCGTCCGGATGGGCAACCTCGCCTTTGCCGGTTCGCACAGCGTCAACGGCGTCTCGGCGCTACACACCGAACTGATGAAGGAAACCGTCTTCGCGGCCTTTCATCGCCTCTATCCCGACCGGATCAACAACAAGACCAATGGCATCACCCCGCGTCGGTGGCTGATGCAGTGCAATCCCGAGCTGACCGCGCTGATCCGCGAGGCGATCGGCGACGCGTTTCTCGACGATGCCGAGGCGCTGCGTGCGCTGGCGCCCTTTGCCGAGGATGCAGCCTTCCGCGACAAATTTGCTGCGGTGAAACTGGCGAAGAAGGTCGCCCTGTCGAACCTGCTGCGCGAACGTATGGGCCTGAAGATCGACCCGGCAGCAATGTTCGACACCCAGATCAAGCGCATCCACGAATATAAGCGGCAGCTGCTCAACATCATCGAGGCGGTCGCGCTCTATGACCAGATCCGCTCGCATCCCGAGCGCGACTGGGTTCCGCGCGTCAAGCTGTTCGGCGGCAAGGCGGCTCCGAGCTATCACAATGCGAAGCTGATCATAAAGCTGGCCAACGACGTGGCCCGGGTGATCAACCATGACCCGGCCGTCCAGGGCCTGCTCAAGGTCGCCTTTGTGCCCAATTACAACGTCTCGCTGGCCGAGATGATGATGCCGGCTGCCGACCTTTCGGAGCAGATCTCGACCGCGGGCATGGAGGCCTCGGGAACCGGCAACATGAAGTTCGCCCTGAACGGCGCGCTGACCATCGGAACCCTCGACGGAGCCAATGTCGAGATGCGCGACCATGTCGGTCACGAAAACATGATCATCTTCGGCCTGACCGCCGATCAGGTCGGCAAGGCCCGCGCCGAGGGTCACCAGCCGCGCGCGATCATCGAAAGCTCCCGCGAGCTAAGTCAGGCGCTCCACGCCATTTCCGGGGGCGTTTTCTCGCCCGACGACCGGGACCGCTACAAGGAACTGGTGGCTGGCCTTTACGAGCATGACTGGTTCATGGTCGCCGCCGATTTCGACAGTTACGCTGCCGCGCAGCGCAGCGTCGACCGGATATGGGACGACCGCGCGGCCTGGAACGCGATCGCCATCCGCAACGTCGCCGGCATGGGCTGGTTCTCGTCGGATCGGACCATCCGGCAATATGCCCATGAAATCTGGGGCGTGCTCTGA
- the glgB gene encoding 1,4-alpha-glucan branching protein GlgB produces the protein MTRLPPDEIAALVEGRHADPFAVLGIHRSDRGLIARIFVPGAEKAEAADLEGRRIGSLSLIHPAGLFEGRLSIRKPRPLRYELKAGEASWSMTDPYSFGPVLGPMDDYYIAEGSHLRLFDRMGAHHIEHEGATGMHFAVWAPNARRVSVVGLFNEWDGRRHVMRLRRDTGIWEIFIPGLGEGQPYKYEIVGADGELLPLKADPFAFRSELRPANASITAAPLAHRWGDHVHRDYWRRADARRQPMSIYEVHLGSWQRAEDGGFLDWDRIAERLIPYAVDMGFTHVELLPISEYPYDPSWGYQTTGLYAPTARFGTPEGFARFVDGAHRAGLGVILDWVPAHFPTDAHGLARFDGTALYEHEDPRKGFHPDWNTAIYNFGRREVAAFLVNNALFWAEKYHVDGLRVDAVASMLYLDYSRKQGEWLPNEQGGRENLEAVAFLQAMNRELYHQHPGSFTIAEESTSWPKVSHPVHEGGLGFGFKWNMGFMHDTLRYMARDPVHRRHHHDDITFGLLYAFGENYVLPLSHDEVVHGKGSLLTKMAGDDWQKFANLRAYYALMWGYPGKKLLFMGQEFAQRAEWSEERSLDWHLLEAPAHAGVRLLVRDLNRLYRDRPSLHARDCEPEGFAWLVVDDAAHSVFAWQRNAPGEKPVVLVSNMTPVAHAGYRMRLPHGGRWREILNSDAALYGGSNVGNQGYIDADANGWASLVLPPLATLMLEGE, from the coding sequence GTGACCCGACTGCCCCCTGATGAGATTGCCGCACTGGTAGAAGGCCGCCATGCCGATCCCTTCGCAGTGCTTGGCATCCACCGGTCGGATCGCGGGCTGATCGCACGGATCTTCGTGCCCGGCGCCGAGAAGGCTGAGGCAGCGGACCTGGAAGGGCGCCGCATCGGAAGCCTTTCGCTGATCCATCCCGCAGGTCTGTTCGAAGGCCGGCTGTCTATCCGGAAACCGCGCCCGCTGCGTTATGAGCTGAAGGCTGGCGAGGCGAGCTGGTCGATGACCGACCCCTACAGCTTCGGCCCGGTGCTCGGCCCGATGGACGATTATTACATCGCGGAAGGCTCGCATCTCCGCCTGTTCGACCGCATGGGCGCGCATCACATCGAGCATGAGGGCGCCACGGGCATGCACTTCGCCGTCTGGGCGCCCAACGCCCGGCGCGTGTCGGTCGTCGGCCTGTTCAACGAATGGGACGGGCGACGCCATGTCATGCGCCTGCGCCGCGATACCGGCATATGGGAGATATTCATCCCCGGTCTCGGCGAGGGACAGCCCTATAAATATGAGATCGTCGGCGCGGATGGTGAACTGCTTCCGCTCAAGGCCGACCCCTTCGCCTTTCGCAGCGAATTGCGGCCCGCCAACGCTTCGATCACGGCCGCGCCCCTCGCGCATCGCTGGGGCGATCATGTCCATCGCGACTATTGGCGGCGCGCCGATGCGCGGCGGCAGCCCATGTCGATCTACGAAGTCCATCTGGGGTCGTGGCAACGCGCCGAGGATGGCGGTTTCCTGGATTGGGATCGGATCGCCGAGCGGCTGATCCCCTATGCGGTCGACATGGGATTCACTCATGTCGAGCTGCTGCCGATCAGCGAATATCCCTACGACCCGAGCTGGGGCTACCAGACGACGGGCCTCTACGCGCCCACCGCCCGTTTCGGCACGCCCGAAGGCTTTGCACGTTTCGTCGACGGTGCCCACCGCGCAGGTCTGGGCGTGATCCTCGACTGGGTACCTGCGCATTTCCCGACCGACGCGCACGGCCTTGCCCGCTTCGACGGCACCGCGCTCTACGAGCATGAAGACCCGCGCAAGGGCTTTCATCCCGACTGGAACACCGCAATCTACAATTTCGGCCGCCGCGAGGTGGCGGCATTCCTGGTCAATAACGCGCTGTTCTGGGCGGAGAAATATCATGTCGACGGTCTGCGCGTCGATGCCGTCGCCTCGATGCTCTACCTCGATTATTCGCGCAAACAGGGCGAGTGGCTCCCCAACGAGCAGGGTGGCCGCGAGAATCTGGAAGCGGTTGCCTTCCTGCAGGCGATGAACCGCGAACTCTACCACCAGCACCCGGGCAGCTTCACCATCGCCGAGGAATCGACCAGCTGGCCGAAGGTTTCGCACCCGGTCCATGAAGGCGGCCTCGGCTTCGGCTTCAAATGGAACATGGGCTTCATGCACGACACGCTTCGCTATATGGCGCGCGATCCGGTGCACCGCCGGCACCATCATGACGACATCACCTTCGGGCTGCTCTATGCCTTTGGCGAGAACTACGTCCTGCCGCTCAGCCATGATGAGGTGGTTCATGGCAAGGGTTCGTTGCTGACCAAGATGGCCGGCGACGACTGGCAGAAATTCGCCAATCTTCGCGCCTATTACGCGCTGATGTGGGGTTATCCCGGCAAGAAGCTGCTCTTCATGGGACAGGAGTTCGCACAACGCGCCGAATGGAGCGAGGAGCGCTCGCTCGACTGGCACCTGCTCGAGGCACCGGCCCATGCCGGCGTCCGCCTGCTCGTCCGCGATCTCAACCGGCTTTATCGCGATCGCCCTTCCCTCCATGCGCGCGACTGCGAGCCCGAAGGCTTCGCCTGGCTGGTCGTCGACGATGCCGCGCATTCGGTCTTCGCCTGGCAGCGGAATGCGCCGGGTGAGAAGCCGGTCGTGCTGGTGTCGAACATGACCCCGGTGGCGCACGCCGGCTATCGCATGCGCCTGCCTCATGGCGGTCGCTGGCGCGAGATATTGAATAGCGATGCCGCTCTCTATGGTGGCAGCAATGTCGGAAACCAGGGTTATATTGACGCGGACGCGAACGGCTGGGCCTCGCTCGTCCTGCCGCCGCTCGCGACCCTGATGCTGGAGGGAGAGTGA